The Candidatus Binatia bacterium genomic interval ACGGCCGGTACCAGCCGGTGATCATCGAGCGCATCTGATTGACGAAGCCTTGCGTCGCGACCTGGAAGACGTGAATCGCGAAGAATCCCAGGAGCAGCACCATCCCCGCGAAGTGCCAGAGCCTCGCGAACTGGCGTCCGCCGAAAACCACGGTCAGCGGATTGGCGATCGCGTCGATTCCGGGCGAGAGCGCGAGCCCCGTCACGACGACGAGCGGCGCGAGCACGAAGAGCACGAGCGTATAGGCGGCCTTTTGCAGCGGATTGTAGATGCCGTGCGGCGGCGGCGTCTCGCGCAGCTTCAAATAGTAGGCCTGCATCGGCCATAGCTTCGGAACGTCGCCGGGCCGCAGCACCATCTCGCGCAGACTGCCCTTGATCGCGCTCGAGATCAGCCACGCGAGCCAGCACACGGTAGCGACCCATGCAAAGAAGAGATGCCAGCGGCGGCCGCCCGAGAGATCTTGATAGCCGGGTATCGTCAGCGTCGCGCCGAAGGCGCGCGCGCCGCGCGAGCCCATCCCGTTTCCCGTCCAGCCGAGCCAGTTCGTCGTCACGAACGTATGCCCGAAGATCGTCGTCGTTCCCACGCCCGCCGCAGGCGAGCCGATTGCGAGCACGCGCCGCGCCGGGTCGCTCTTATCCGATGCGTCGAGGTTCGGCGACGCGTTGAAGATCTGCAGCCCGCTCCCGACCAATACGAAGAACGCGACGAACCACACCCAATGGCTCGCGCGGGTTAGCAGCGCGTAACGGTAGATCGGCGCGGGCCGGACCGAGCTCATACTGGGAGTATAACGCCTGCGAGGCCCGGTCGGATGAGGGCGCGAACCCGCCGGGGATGGCTGAGAGCGTTAAACTCGCGGTTGGCGACGGCATCGCCCGGGTGACCCTGGCGCGGCCCGACGTCCGAAACGCCTTCAACGCCGAGGTGATCGCGCAGCTCCACGACGTCTTCACGCGCATCACGGCGGCCGACGACGTGCGGGCCGTCGTCCTCGCAGGCGAGGGGAAGGTCTTCTGCGGCGGCGCCGACGTGAACTGGATGCGCGACTCGTTGAATCTGAGTTTCGATGCGAACGTCGCCGACGCCGAGCGCATGAGCGATATGTTCCGCGCGATC includes:
- a CDS encoding cytochrome b/b6 domain-containing protein; amino-acid sequence: MSSVRPAPIYRYALLTRASHWVWFVAFFVLVGSGLQIFNASPNLDASDKSDPARRVLAIGSPAAGVGTTTIFGHTFVTTNWLGWTGNGMGSRGARAFGATLTIPGYQDLSGGRRWHLFFAWVATVCWLAWLISSAIKGSLREMVLRPGDVPKLWPMQAYYLKLRETPPPHGIYNPLQKAAYTLVLFVLAPLVVVTGLALSPGIDAIANPLTVVFGGRQFARLWHFAGMVLLLGFFAIHVFQVATQGFVNQMRSMITGWYRP